The Diceros bicornis minor isolate mBicDic1 chromosome 22, mDicBic1.mat.cur, whole genome shotgun sequence DNA segment ACACGAAAATGGAAGAAGTACATCATGTTAGTTCCACTACCTGAACACGCGGACTGATCAGATGGCTCACGTACTTCATGACAAAACTTCTCCCTAGCTATCCATTAAATggtaaaggtaaaaaaaaaagttaagatatAATAAACCTTTAATACACAAACCTCCTACTCCCAAGAGGGAAGGAGGGCAAGgactttttaaaagctaaaatgtGTAGTCAATTTAAAATCAGGGGTACTGGTGCTTAGGAACATATATTACCCAGCAACGTTCTTGAACATTAGCTTGGTTGTTGGGAGCCAAGAATTTATCCAAGTCAAAGAGTGGTAAGGTAAGACACGCTGGGAAGTCTGGAAAGAGATTTTTGTGAAATGGGCTGAAGACAGAGAATCTGAGAGCCTTAGAAAGGAGGGGGGATGGAAtttcacattaaaattaaaaaaaaaaaacaaaagtatgggccggcccagtggtgtagcggttaagttcatgcgctcctctttggtggcctggagttcgcaggttcggatccccgggcacagactgatgcaccgcatgtcaagccgtgctgtggcggcgtcccatatcaagtagaggaagatgggcacggattttagcccagggctgatcttccttggcaaaaagaggaggattggcaatggatgttagctcagggctaaccttcctcacaaataaaaaaaaagagagaaaaaaaaatacaaaggtaGAAAATGTTCAAAATTGTGGTGGAAAGTAGTGAGTTAATTAAAGGATTCACATACCAGACACAGAACACTGCACACCCACAAGGGCCTTCTTCTTAGGAATAAGAAGCGTCTTCAAATAACTGCCTTCTGCAATGTTCTATATCATGGTAAGTGTGGTAGACAGAAAAATGGCCCCCACAGAGGTCCATATCCTTATCTTgtgacctgtgaatatgttaggttatacAGAAACAAGGAGTTAAGGTTGCAGAggaaattaaggttgctaatcagctgactttaaaataaagagattatcctggattatccaggaaggctcaatgtaatcacaagggtcctttaaAGTGTCAGAGTGATATAGCCTAAGAAAGACTGGTCTTAGCTGGCTTTGAAGTTGGAAGGGAATAAGGATACagagaatgcaggtggcctcgagatgctggaaaagacaagggaatggactctcccctagagcctccagaaaggaacgcaCCCCGGTAGACACCTAGATCTTGGCCCAGTGAGACTCATGTCAGACCTGTGACCTatagaattgtaagataatacatttgtgttgtttaagtcactaagtttgtggtaatttgttgcagcagcaataGGAATTAAGGCAGTAACTCACATACAACTGCTTTGGAGGAAGGAAAGGCCTGTGACAATATTAACATTCCAAACCATAAAAGTGCTCCTCTTTCTGAGCTgaacaaagagaataaaacacTCACTCACCTTTTTATAGGTTTTTTCTTCGTTTTGTTTCCCAGGTGCTGCATCTCCATTTTCAGCAGCAGACGACATCTACGAGAGAAAAATGAACCTATTTGAATTTACAACTCTACTCTGAAATACAATATGCTAATAATATTGTTAACTAGAGGGTCTATTTTGGTTAATCacgtttttgttgttattgctgttgtctccaagaaagaaagagatttctcaaaatactaaaaaaaatctttgtttcccAATCTTTCGAAAATAAATCTTTACTTCTAAATCATTTTGGTAGTATGTTTTACTCCATATGCTCTAAGAAAGATGCTAGGGAAGTCAAAGCCCATATCATGTGTATAAGTTTCTTTCTACAaagcccttttttaaaaaacttttcttcTGGTTATAGATGCTTCCTGTAAAAATACCTGGAAAGTACcaaaaaatatgaataagaacaaaaaaaattactcaaTTCTACTGCCCTCGGGCAACTCCACTATTCACACTTTGGCAtatttgtttccaccttttgtttCATGCACTTTCATACTAAAAACATTATGATACCATTTTACCCAGCATTTTTCACTGAACATTTACGTAATAAACATTTTCCCACTTGATTATAAAAATCTCATCGTAAGAATAATTTTTTCTAGTTGTAAGATACATCACTATGTGAACACAATTGTGTGTTAATAGTTTAGTTAATAATGTGAATATTGAAGGATAGTTGATGTGGTCTAAGGATTTTGCTTCTACAAATAACACAACAATAATTATTTTATGCTTCTATCTTTATCCAACTTCAATGTTTTCTTGGACTAGATTCCTAGAATCACTAGGtcattaaaaaattgaaagctcttactacatattgccaaatttctTTCCAAGAAGAATATACCCATTCACACTATCAGCAGTGAGTGGGAGCTGGTTTCATTACACGCTTAGCAGTGACTATTATGATTTTAATTATCTTTGCTAATTTGACAGGTGAAAGAAAGCATCtcgattttaatttgcatctttgaaaattAGTAGTGAAGGTTAACAttgtctgtatatctttttttagctttttgtatttcttcttttgagttttttattgttttggtcaTTTACCTATTGGGGTCTTAGTGTTTTAGTTATTGATTTTCACCTATTATGGTTATTGATATTAgtggtttccttattgatttttatgtattaagGTTATTAATCTGTTTCCAAgtgcattattaatattttccatgCTGCTGTCTTTTGCTTTATAATTATGACATgaagaagttttatatttttcatactcAAAACCACTGACTACTTTTGTGATTTCTTCCAATGCtgttaggtaattttttttttcattgggaGATTATCACATGTTTAAACATATGTTCATCTCACTTTTTAATGATAAGATTTTTGCATTTAACTTATAATTCATCTGAATTTTTAAAGCCAGTTACTTATGTGGTAAACAAGGGTAACTACATAATCAAGGAACCATGATATTTAAGGGTCTTAAGTTAAACTGTATGAAGAGCATTCTATACACCAAGGAGGGATAAAACTTATGACTTTCTCATAAGCCTTTGAAGCATATTTTAAATTCTGGGCTTTTAATAAATATAGCATGTCCTAAACCTAAGAATTTATCAGCCATTTTTCTGCACTGGAACTAAATGACTGAGTTCACCCACACTACCatccaagaaaatgaaagaatggatCATGCTGAGCCAACCTCATCAGACCTATTACTGCCCACCAATCAAACCATCCTCTTAGATAAATTTTCCATTCCACTTGTGTCCATTCAATTTGTCCATATTAGAACAGGGAGTTTTCAAGGACAGATGTTTCATACACTACTGCTTCCCATGCTGTATCTGCTTAATTCACTTAAACAATAGTTGATTTTGTCACAATGAGTGTGACAAAAGTTAAGAATTCCCAAACATAAAAAGCTTATTTAAATTGTGCAGatcccaggccggccccttggcttagcggttaagtgcgcgcactccactactggcggcccgggttcagatcccgggcgcgcaccgacgcactgcttctccggccatgctgaggccgcgtcccacatacagcaactagaaggatgtgcaactacgacatacaactatttactggggctttgggggaaaaaaaggatgaggattggcaatggatgttagctcagagccggtcttcctcagcaaaaagatgaggattagcacggatgttagctcagggctgatcttcctcacaaaaaaaaaaataaataaataaataaaaaataaataaataaattgtgcagATCCCATCACCTCTCACTGATTCAAGGACATCACTCCTGCaattctcccctttctctcttcatcACCAATTTTTCGCTCTATTTCATTCCCATCAGCATTCTGCCATTTCTTCCACCTTAAAAAGAGAAAGCCTTCTCTTGATTCCACTTCCCCCTCATTTCCTATTCCCCCTTGTCGAAAAACTCCTTGAAAAAGATATCTCTACTCCTTGAAAAAGATGTCTCTACTCTCAATCCCCGATTCCTTTTCCCATCTTCTCTAACACACTCCAGTCATGGTTTTGCTCCCACCACTGCCCTAAGAATGTCCTCAtctaggtcaccaatgacctccacGTTGCCAAAACCAGTGGCTAATTCTAAGCCCCCATTCTGCCTGACCTATCAGATTACTGACACAGATGATCACTCCCTCTTCCTTaattttcttcacttggcttctagAGCACCATACTATCTTGGTTTTATTTCCGCCCCGACTAACTTCTTGGTAACATTTCAGCCTTCTTAATtggttccttttcctctctccctaaACTCTTAGTGTCAGACTGTCCAGGACTGAGTCCCTGGTTCTCTTCTCTATTCATACTCTCTTTGGGATCTCTAAACACCATCTAGATCTCTCTTTGAACTCCAGACTTGCATATCCAATTGTCTTCTTGATATCTCTTAGATATCAAATAGACACCTAAAATTCAGCAAATTTAAAACAGAATTCCTGATATTCTCTCCCAAATTTCCTTCACTTAtaccttccccatctcagttaatGGCCTCTCCAACTTTTTGCTGTTCAGGCCCCAAATCTTGGAGTCCTCCTTCTTTTATACCACAGTCAATGTGTCAGCAAAGCTTTTGCAAGACATGCAGAATCCAATCACCTCTCACCACCCCTGCTGCATGTTCCTGGGCAGAGCCATCATCTTCTCATGCGTGGATGACTTGCATGGCCTCCAGTAGGGCTTGCTGGTGCCACTCTTGCCCTCCTACAATCTACTCTTACTATAGTAGCCAGAGTGATCTGTCCTTAAACCTAATGAGATCATGCCACTCTTCCCTTAAGACCCTACAATGATTTTCCATTTCacccagagtaaaagccaaagtccttacaatggccTGTGAGGCCCTATATGATTTACCCATCCTCTTCCCATTCCTTCTCCGACCTCAGCTCCCCTGAGTACCTCCCCTCAGTCCCCCTCACTCACTCTGCTTCAGATACTCTCTGTTGTTCCTCAAACACACCGGAACACTGCTGCACTAAGGCTTTTGATGGAGCTATTCCCTCTGCCCAAACCGTCTTCCCCAGAGACCTGCTTATCACCTTCAGGTCTTCCCTCAAATGTCAACTTCTCTTTTATGCTTAGCTCCACCAGCCTATTTTAAACTGCAACCTGTTCAGCTCCTCCCTGTGCCCACACTCCTGATCCCACTTAACctgccttcttttttcttttctcttttttctgtagTGCTCATCAGTGCCCAACATACTATATAGTTTACTTATCTACTAtagtgagtttttgtttgttctggTCTGTCTCCTCCTGAAGACTTTAAACTCCCCAGAGGCAGAGATTTtagtttgttttgttcactgatgtaccTCAAACACttaactgtgcctggcacatagtaggtgctcaataaatatttatagaatgaacgaataaataaatctataagAAAGATAACAAGATGCCATTAGATCAATGTAGGCAGCATCTGATTCCATCTACTGGGTGCTTTGTGCTTGTAAGAGAGCTGACCCCCTGAAGGAAGGCGCTGAAGGAAGGCGATAAAGACATAACTTATGTCACACCATCAATCACATCGTACACAGGATTCCTTGGAAGGTGCGAGTGGTGTAGCAACTTTATGGAGTAAATGGCAGTATCATCAACTTGTGACTTCCTCCGTTAATGCAAAAGACTTAGGCTGTAGGTGTTTCAGTAGAAATAATCTCCATGTAGGAGTTaagccattttttaaatgtaaaatgctactGAGTAtgccacattttcattttcctgacatAATCAGCTCTCAAAACTATCTGCAGATAATGTGTCCTGGAAGCTTAATTTGTGTCAGGCACGGCTAAGCGCTTCTGTGTCTTGGCTTTCCTCCTCACCCCAGCTCTGTGAGGCAGAGGTGGAGGAGACACTGGAGAGACTTCACAGCCAAAAGGGTCTGCAGGGAATCatcgtggtgaacacagaaggcaTTCCCATCAAGAGCACCACGGACAATCCCACCACCACACAGTATGCCAACCTCATGCACAACTTCCTCTTGCAGGCCTGGAGCACCATGCACAAAATTAGCCCCCAGAATGACCTCCTCTTCCTTCAAATTCactccaagaaaaatgaaattatagtTGCAACAGATAAAGACTATTTCCTGATTGTGATTCAGAATCCAACTGAATAAGCCACTCTCTTGGCTCCCCACATCATTACCTAATTTCATGCCCCCCAAGAATAATAGTGTTAATCATGTCAACCGACTGGCTGGTGGAAATCACCTGAGAGCCCACTCAGACCAATCCAGTGACCAACGGTGGGCTGCAGCTTTGCCCACCCCACCAAAGTCATCCCTCTGCTGGCCAGTTGCCTCTGACTTCCCGGGAGGGCCCTCTTTCTTCACCTCCTGGTTTTGGAGCAAGAGTTGTGAGAAACCCACATCCTGCTTCCTTCTGACCTTCAATTCACCTTGTCACCCTTGGAAAAGGCTCTTTTCTTTAACTAAAAGTaatggaaataattaaaaaaaaaaaaacaaaaaccctatcTGTAAACTAATTTGGAATTAAATTTCGAAAAATATGAGGAAGGCTCCTCGATTATTTTAACCAAATGTacaattattcattatttttcaatcattttaaaattaaaagtaattttaaatttagaatttcGAAAgtaatattgttttttttccctaagaaaagtaaaacagatattttatttgaaaaaaatataggggctggccccatggccaagtggttcaagttccactagctctgctttggcagcccgggttcactggtttggatcctgggcgcaaacATACAtcactcagcagccatgctgtggcagcatcccacatacaaaaaatagaggaagattggctcaggtgtgagctcagagacgattttcctcaagcaaaaaaaaagaggaagtttggcaaaagATGTGAgcacagggtgaatcttcctcaggaaaaaaaaaatatatatatatataaagaaagacATAAAACTATCACTTTTAATCCAACTACctagaaataataatagttaatatttggCTATTTTACCATCTTATCTTTtccaaatgtgatttttttaaacaaaactgcCATCACACGTTCTATACAATTTTGTATTTGCCCTTTTCACTTAACTTTATATCATAAACATTTTCAGCATTACTAAATACTAATTAGAAACAATTTCTAATGTCTGAGTAATTCTATCATAAAAATGCATCTCAATTCAATATTTATTAATGGACATTCAGGATGCTTCTTATTTTTCTGTTACAAATAAAACTGTACTGTGTTCTGACACTTATATTTCCAGCAGCATGTCTAACTGAGCTGTCATAGATTCCTAGAACAGTGACTACTGGGTAAAATATCATATCTACTTTATAGCTCTACCAGcatcaaatattttcatttaaaatcaaacaaaacattTTACCAATTTAACTTCAggcaaaaatatcattttattttgcatttatatgaTTAACAGTAaggacaaatatttttgttatgttTATTTGGTTATCTGAAATCTCTTTAGTGAACTGTATGTAGAAAACTTTAGCCCATTTCTATACTGGGTATGTTTGTGTCTCTCATTTAGTATGTATTAATGATAATAGGTAAGAGTGGGATTTTCTTTAGCCTTCAACTGTTTAATAGAGCCAACAGAATGAAGACCTCCCTAAAGAATGCCATTtcagtaatttcacttctaaGACTTGGCAGCTTTTAAAACTAAACAACTTCGAGAGCAACTCTGAAGGGTGCTTGAAAAAACAACTTTAATGAGGCGTTGACTAATTGGCATGAATGAAGGACAGATGATGAGATAGTCTTTTTCATTACTTTGTAAATCCCCTCTGACTGCACAgtagggaagaggaggagagaaataggtaaacttctattttttaaaaaacagttcccTTTAAGCAGCACAAAACAGAGAATAATGACAAAGGGAGGCCATGAAAAGTCACCTGGATTCAAGGTTTTTTTCTGTAGGGTGAAAATGAGCTGCCTGCGGATGTTCTGGTAAACTGCAAACGGCTATTACAGTGGGCACAGTGGTAATTACTATTCGTTCCTAGACTTGCTGTGTTCCTGCACCAGTTAAGGTGTATCATTTATAACTATGGAAGCCAAGGTAAGTATGGattaaaaacattgtttttaaaaacattataatCATATATATTTCTACACACtcataaaaggaaggaggaaagaagttcACAGAAGTACTGGTGATTATCCATGGATGATGGGAGTATGAACGCTTTGggttttcaattttatattttgctaTACTCCCCAAGTATTCTGCAGTGAGCACTGCTACAtttcaaaatcaggaaaacactAATGTTATTAAAGAATTTAACTACACACAGTAATTAATAGCCGAGACCACATCTCCTGGTTTCTGTTCCTTTAGGCACGCTG contains these protein-coding regions:
- the LOC131419874 gene encoding dynein light chain roadblock-type 1-like; the encoded protein is MPLDQCRQHLIPSTGCFVLLCEAEVEETLERLHSQKGLQGIIVVNTEGIPIKSTTDNPTTTQYANLMHNFLLQAWSTMHKISPQNDLLFLQIHSKKNEIIVATDKDYFLIVIQNPTE